Part of the Pangasianodon hypophthalmus isolate fPanHyp1 chromosome 9, fPanHyp1.pri, whole genome shotgun sequence genome is shown below.
TTGTACCATGTCTTAAGTCTTTTCAAGTACAAAATGTCCCTGCTGCTGTCTAACTTCCTCATATTGTTCTTTTGTGTCTGTCACTGATATAATCTTAAAGCAActtaagctctctctctctctctctctctctctctctctctcacattcacacacacacacacacacacacacacacacacacacacacggactgAGCAGCACAGCATATAGTTATTTaccatttaattaaatgaatcagAGAAGACACTCAGATCATTCAATATATTTCACAACCATTGAATTTTGCACATTGCATGTTAGAAGTGCTTGGTTTATATAGATGAATTTGTATTCAATCCAATAttacacaacaaacaaacaaaaaaatgtagcagAACAATAAGCAGGTCGATTTAACCTAAATTAGATTTTCCATCATACATatgaaatgaagcaataatAGAAAAATGTATACCATCAGTGCAATTTGACATTGAATCCAATTATTGATTATATTGATATAATAGAAAATTTGGTTATTTATTAACTGAATTTTTATGTATTGTTATGTATGGTTAAAAGGGTAAGGTCATGCCATATTCTCTGCTGGGTGTAATGTTTACTAGATTATGTTTTGGATGGTCATATATTTTATGTCTttgatattgtatatttttgtgttgGGCATATTATAAACTGTAGGGTTAAAATCTAGTCTCATAATATACTAAAGGATAAAAAGATGCTTCAAGAatatattatttactataaCAAAATGCTGTGGTGCATAGAATGCCATTCAAGTGGAAACACATGCTCCTAACATACAGTCATAATTAACATTTCTTTTGTAATATTGTTGTGCTATTCTCTATGGAATTctgtaaaaatacattaaaaaataatacataaaaaaaaacttttacttaTTTTAGAGGATGGAATCATTGTTGAGagattatatacagtggggtccaaaagccTGAGACAATGTTGAAAAGCtgggattatttatttatttatttaaaacaggaaataaacagaaagttttagaattttgaaaattctaaaacaaaaaaaggaaatgtgcaacaTATTGACTATGCAATATTCAATGCAAAATTTCtgggtccctatttaaatgtaagcaaatttgtgatattgaccatgttaactgcatTGTACAAAAGTTCAGATTTTCCATGAGTCTTATcccttctactgaagcatgtgttcagatgacactttgatggatttgatctaaaatggatcataagtttttgcacaaacttgtggagtccatgccagctcgagtgcacactgtcattaaagcataaAGGGGACATACAagatactaagaaactctgaaattcatgtaaatatttctatgACTTTCCTTTTCACTGTTGCTGatgtcatttgtaatgaaaatgccaaacagaaatattttcacTAGTTTTCTCAGacctttggaccccactgtacattGCCATGTAGCACAATTTTTAATAAAGgactaaataaatacacttccTAATATtgagcttgtttttttccttaatcCGTAGCCTGTTATATAGTTTATGTTGCATGCATTATATGTGTTTGTTTGCCAACCCCAACACATTTGGTGTGAGTTTGAATTTGTAAAGAAGCATTTATGGGTGTGGGCTTTGGCTGCCTGGGGGCTGTATGGCTGACTGCAGACCCGAAACAGTGGGTGTTCTCACGGTATCTGAAATGTGATGCGGTTATAGGTGCTCTGATCTGAATTACGCCACAGAAGAAGACAAAaacagaggaggagagaagcCGGAGGAGCAGAGCTCTCCGTCTGCCAGAGTGCGCGCGCGCTGCGCTCTGAGAGAAGTGCGCTTTTGAGTGCCTGTGGATGAAAGTAGCGCGCAACAGGAGATTGCCTTAAAGAATCTCAACCTGCGCGTTTCTCCCTCTCAGATCTGCCTTTACTCACACTATTCTGGCTTAACCTGGCACTCAGATTACCGTTTTCCTCCGTGCTTCAGCAATGAATTTGTCAACCAATGAAAGTGACCCTTTTGCTCGGAACGAGGAGGTGGCCAAGCTGGAGATCACGGTGTTGAGCCTGACCTTCGTCGTGGCCGTCGCGGGCAACTTCACCGTCTTGGCAGCGATGTGCAAGACGAAGAAGAAGCCGTCACGCATGCATCTCTTTATCAAGCACCTGAGCCTGGCAGACCTGGTGGTGGCTTTTTTCCAAGTGTTGCCGCAGCTCTGCTGGGAGATCACATTCCGCTTCTACGGGCCAGACTTCCTGTGCCGGATTGTGAAGCACCTCCAGGTGCTGGGTATGTTTGCATCCACTTacatgatggtgatgatgacggTGGACCGCTACATCGCTATATGCCACCCGCTGAAGACCTTGCAGCAGCCCACACGCCGCTCCTACGTCATGATCGGCAGCACGTGGCTGGGCAGCCTTGTGCTCAGCACCCCACAGTACTTTATCTTCTCACTCAGTGAGATCCGCAATGGCTCAGACGTCTACGACTGCTGGGGCCACTTCATCAAACCGTGGGGCATCCGAGCCTACATCACCTGGATCACAGTGGGCATCTTCCTTGTGCCTGTCATCGTGCTGATCATATGTTACAGCTTCATATGCCACAGCATCTGGAGGAACATCAGGTGCAAGACAAGAAATAGGCCTACAGCGTGCAAAAGCGGGCTGATAGGGAACAGCTCGGTGAGCAGTGTGACCACCATATCTAGAGCCAAACTTAAGACTGTCAAAATGACATTTGTCATCGTGCTGGTGTACATAGTGTGCTGGGCGCCGTTTTTCATCGTGCAGATGTGGTCGGTCTGGGATAAGAACTTCCTTTGGGACGGTATGTAACGTTTTATGAAGGATTTAACTAGTAAACCTATCCATAAGTGTAGCCTAATTTATGCACCACAACCTTCTTAAATCTGTAACATTATtgttaataaacactttaacaaaTCCTGCTTTCTTTACATATATGTCATTCCAGATGTTTAAGGTTTCACAATGGTTTCCACACTGTCTTACACTGAGCTAATTTAATTCTTTCATTTGATTAGCTACAGACAAAATGAAACCTAGCAACTGGCATGAattaataatgtgatttttttaaatcttggaATTGCAAGTGACTACACTTAATGATTGTCACAGCATATTTGCCTTCTTATTATAGGCCCTTTTGGTAATGTTGAATTGCTCTTCATATCTTgtggtagaaaaaaaatgactgaagtTCTCCTATAATATGTTACACTACCAGATTCAGAGAACATGGCAGTGACTCTCTCAGCCTTGCTGGCGAGCTTGAACAGCTGCTGTAACCCCTGGATCTATATGATCTTCAGTGGTCATCTCCTTCAGGATTTCACACACTGCTTCCCCTGCCGTCAGAAAATACACCACAATGACAAGAAGGAGGATTCAGACAGCAGCTTACGGAAGGCCACTGTACTCACCAAGATCGGCAATCGGAGCCCCATATGTAGTTTAAAAGACCTTGAGCATTCCTCTCAATCTACTCGGCCAGAGACGTGATGCTT
Proteins encoded:
- the avpr1aa gene encoding arginine vasopressin receptor 1Aa, which codes for MNLSTNESDPFARNEEVAKLEITVLSLTFVVAVAGNFTVLAAMCKTKKKPSRMHLFIKHLSLADLVVAFFQVLPQLCWEITFRFYGPDFLCRIVKHLQVLGMFASTYMMVMMTVDRYIAICHPLKTLQQPTRRSYVMIGSTWLGSLVLSTPQYFIFSLSEIRNGSDVYDCWGHFIKPWGIRAYITWITVGIFLVPVIVLIICYSFICHSIWRNIRCKTRNRPTACKSGLIGNSSVSSVTTISRAKLKTVKMTFVIVLVYIVCWAPFFIVQMWSVWDKNFLWDDSENMAVTLSALLASLNSCCNPWIYMIFSGHLLQDFTHCFPCRQKIHHNDKKEDSDSSLRKATVLTKIGNRSPICSLKDLEHSSQSTRPET